The Chlamydia poikilotherma DNA segment TTTGGAAAAATTTGGAGATCGCGTACATCTTCGTCATGCCTCATTTGAGGATCTGGCTAAAGATCCTAGGGAAGATGTTTATGATGGTATACTTGCTGATCTTGGGGTTTCCTCTATGCAGCTGGATACTTTATCTCGGGGTTTTAGTTTTCAAGGAGAAAATCATGATTTAGATATGCGTATGGATACTTCTAAGGGAATCACCGCAAGTGAAGTGTTAAACACGTTTCGAGAAGAAGAGTTGGGTAAGATTTTTCGTGAATATGGAGAAGAACCACATTGGAAGAATGTAGCTAAAGCTGTAGTGCATTTTAGAAGACATAAGAAAATTATTACTGTCAAAGATTTAAAAGAAGCAACTGGAAAGGTTTTTCCTTCATATCGTTTGCGTAAGAAAATTCATCCATTAACTTTAATTTTCCAAGCTTTACGTGTCTATGTAAATCAAGAGGACGTGCAATTGAAAATATTGCTAGAGTCTGCTATGCGTTGGCTTGCTCCTGAGGGGCGTTTGGTGATTATTTCATTTTGCAGTTCGGAAGATCGTCCTGTGAAATGGTTTTTTAAAGAGGCTGAGAAGTCGGGACTAGGAAAAATTCTTACTAAGAAAGTCATTATGCCTACCTATGAAGAAACAAGGAAAAATCCTCGTTGTAGATCGGCAAAACTTCGTTGCTTTGAAAAGAAATCCTTATGAATAAATATCGTTTTTTTCGCTTGGTTTTTTGTTTCTGTTTTCTAGGTGGTTTACTTTATTCCTATATTAATAAACAAAATGATCTGACTAAATTACGATTAGAAATTCCTTCTTTATGGTCGAAATTACGCCAAAGAGAACAAGAAAATATTGCTTTGGGTTTTCTTATTGATACAATAGAAAGTCCTGAACATCTCATGCATATAGCAAGCCTTCCCGAATATCAATATCTCCAATACCCTACAGAAGATAGTGTT contains these protein-coding regions:
- the rsmH gene encoding 16S rRNA (cytosine(1402)-N(4))-methyltransferase RsmH; its protein translation is MSETPSHIPVLVNECLSWFSNRNPRSFCDVTVGAGGHAEAFLSTYPSIISYDGSDRDTSALSLAKERLEKFGDRVHLRHASFEDLAKDPREDVYDGILADLGVSSMQLDTLSRGFSFQGENHDLDMRMDTSKGITASEVLNTFREEELGKIFREYGEEPHWKNVAKAVVHFRRHKKIITVKDLKEATGKVFPSYRLRKKIHPLTLIFQALRVYVNQEDVQLKILLESAMRWLAPEGRLVIISFCSSEDRPVKWFFKEAEKSGLGKILTKKVIMPTYEETRKNPRCRSAKLRCFEKKSL